A single window of Oerskovia paurometabola DNA harbors:
- a CDS encoding ABC transporter permease, protein MSTPQNPQNGDDSVTIENAIELKDVEGLSQGQIVRSRFFRHKGAMVGLAVLILVVLLAFTSVGFGPVPGWWPQGAGSGKVINSGGAPTLSMPTWLGGSGFAIGEHPFGQDENGHDMFYYVMKGTQTSLGVMFIIGTIACVLGVLIGSLSGFFRGRTDGVLMRFTDLVITVPTIVIGAVIGKMAGSLSAAIFGAALGLILWPSLARLVRGEFLSLREREFVDAARVAGASNSRIIFKHILPNAIGVIIVATTLLMSSAILLETALSYLGFGIVAPDISLGQLISQYQSSFATRPWLFWWPGLFIVVIALCINFIGDGLRDAFDPRQKRIPSQRKMDRAAGRAHETTIPLQAQGGQTGMAMGGGN, encoded by the coding sequence ATGAGTACCCCTCAGAACCCCCAGAACGGCGACGACTCGGTCACCATCGAGAACGCGATCGAGCTCAAGGACGTCGAAGGCCTGTCCCAGGGGCAGATCGTCCGCAGCCGGTTCTTCCGGCACAAGGGCGCCATGGTCGGGCTCGCCGTCCTCATCCTCGTCGTGCTGCTCGCCTTCACCTCGGTGGGCTTCGGCCCGGTGCCGGGATGGTGGCCGCAGGGCGCAGGGTCGGGCAAGGTCATCAACTCGGGCGGAGCGCCCACGTTGAGCATGCCCACCTGGCTCGGCGGGTCCGGCTTCGCCATCGGCGAGCACCCGTTCGGCCAGGACGAGAACGGGCACGACATGTTCTACTACGTCATGAAGGGCACCCAGACCTCGCTCGGGGTCATGTTCATCATCGGCACGATCGCCTGCGTGCTCGGTGTCCTGATCGGCTCGCTCTCGGGCTTCTTCCGTGGTCGCACGGACGGCGTCCTCATGCGTTTCACCGACCTCGTCATCACGGTCCCGACCATCGTGATCGGTGCCGTCATCGGCAAGATGGCGGGCTCCCTCAGCGCGGCGATCTTCGGTGCCGCGCTCGGCCTGATCCTCTGGCCGAGCCTGGCCCGTCTGGTGCGCGGTGAGTTCCTCAGCCTGCGCGAGCGGGAGTTCGTCGACGCGGCACGCGTCGCGGGCGCGTCCAACTCGCGCATCATCTTCAAGCACATCCTGCCGAACGCGATCGGCGTCATCATCGTCGCGACGACGCTGCTCATGAGCTCGGCGATCCTCCTCGAGACCGCGCTGAGCTACCTGGGCTTCGGGATCGTGGCGCCGGACATCTCGCTCGGCCAGCTCATCAGCCAGTACCAGTCGTCGTTCGCGACGCGGCCCTGGCTGTTCTGGTGGCCCGGTCTGTTCATCGTCGTGATCGCGCTGTGCATCAACTTCATCGGCGACGGTCTGCGCGACGCGTTCGACCCGCGCCAGAAGCGCATCCCCTCGCAGCGCAAGATGGACCGCGCGGCCGGCAGGGCGCACGAGACCACGATCCCGTTGCAGGCCCAGGGCGGCCAGACGGGCATGGCCATGGGTGGCGGGAACTGA
- a CDS encoding ABC transporter ATP-binding protein, whose amino-acid sequence MAIETAPQAAPAPTGEPVLTVRDLGVDFYVDGEWFPAASGVSYDVHPGEVLAIVGESGSGKTQSSMSLIGLLPPNGRATGSAKLGDRELIGMSTSKLRHIRGKEISVIFQEPMTALNPVYTVGFQIVETLRTHFDIGPKDAKKRAIELLTLVEIPEPERRFDSYPHQLSGGQRQRAMIAQALACDPRLLIADEPTTALDVTVQAEILKLMRDLRHRIDSGIILITHDMGVVADMADRILVMKNGLVVEEGTAAQIFSSPQHPYTQRLLDAVPHLGTARAEVVEPAQAVVDERPVVLEAKDMVIEYPGRGRAPGFRAVDQVNLTIRQGEVVGLVGESGSGKTTIGRAAVGLLPVTGGELTIVGQNMVGARARDLRPLRNQVGIVFQDPGSSLNPRLPIGESIGEPLMLHKGIKGKALSTEVERLLDQVELPRAMRNRYPHELSGGQRQRVGIARALSLEPKLLVADEPTSALDVSVQAKVLDLFQDLQREHGFACLFISHDLAVVEILSDRIAVMHHGKLVEVGDTAQVVNSPRDDYTRRLLAAVPVPDPEQQRVRREARDLLLVNEAKDIARDEANEVDALLRSQADRRENIEGDRIPQQP is encoded by the coding sequence GTGGCAATCGAGACAGCACCCCAGGCGGCACCGGCGCCCACCGGCGAACCCGTGCTGACCGTCCGTGACCTCGGCGTCGACTTCTACGTCGACGGCGAGTGGTTCCCCGCTGCGTCCGGCGTCAGCTACGACGTCCACCCGGGCGAGGTGCTCGCGATCGTGGGCGAGTCCGGCTCGGGCAAGACGCAGTCGTCGATGTCCCTCATCGGTCTGCTCCCGCCGAACGGCCGGGCGACCGGTAGCGCGAAGCTCGGCGACCGTGAGCTCATCGGGATGTCCACGAGCAAGCTCCGCCACATCCGTGGCAAGGAGATCTCGGTGATCTTCCAGGAGCCCATGACGGCGCTCAACCCGGTGTACACCGTCGGGTTCCAGATCGTCGAGACGCTCCGCACGCACTTCGACATCGGTCCCAAGGACGCCAAGAAGCGCGCGATCGAGCTGCTCACGCTCGTGGAGATCCCCGAGCCCGAGCGCCGGTTCGACTCCTACCCGCACCAGCTCTCGGGCGGTCAGCGCCAGCGCGCCATGATCGCGCAGGCGCTGGCGTGCGACCCGCGCCTGCTCATCGCCGACGAGCCGACCACGGCCCTCGACGTGACGGTCCAGGCCGAGATCCTCAAGCTCATGCGCGACCTGCGTCACCGCATCGACTCGGGCATCATCCTCATCACCCACGACATGGGTGTCGTCGCCGACATGGCGGACCGCATCCTCGTCATGAAGAACGGCCTGGTCGTGGAGGAGGGGACTGCGGCGCAGATCTTCTCCTCGCCCCAGCACCCCTACACGCAGCGGCTGCTCGACGCGGTCCCGCACCTCGGCACCGCGCGTGCCGAGGTCGTCGAGCCGGCGCAGGCCGTCGTCGACGAGCGTCCGGTCGTGCTCGAGGCCAAGGACATGGTCATCGAGTACCCGGGCCGTGGCCGTGCACCGGGCTTCCGCGCGGTGGACCAGGTCAACCTGACGATCCGCCAGGGCGAGGTCGTCGGGCTCGTGGGCGAGTCGGGCTCGGGCAAGACGACGATCGGTCGTGCCGCGGTGGGCCTCCTGCCCGTCACGGGCGGCGAGCTGACGATCGTCGGCCAGAACATGGTGGGGGCGCGCGCTCGCGACCTGCGTCCGCTGCGCAACCAGGTCGGGATCGTCTTCCAGGACCCGGGGTCGTCGCTCAACCCGCGCCTGCCGATCGGTGAGTCGATCGGCGAGCCCCTCATGCTCCACAAGGGCATCAAGGGCAAGGCGCTGAGCACCGAGGTCGAGCGCCTGCTCGACCAGGTCGAGCTGCCGCGGGCCATGCGCAACCGCTACCCGCACGAGCTCTCCGGTGGTCAGCGTCAGCGCGTGGGCATCGCCCGTGCACTCTCGCTCGAGCCCAAGCTGCTGGTCGCGGACGAGCCCACGTCGGCGCTCGACGTGTCGGTCCAGGCCAAGGTCCTCGACCTGTTCCAGGACCTGCAGCGCGAGCACGGCTTCGCGTGCCTGTTCATCTCGCACGACCTCGCGGTAGTCGAGATCCTGTCCGACCGGATCGCGGTGATGCACCACGGCAAGCTGGTCGAGGTCGGGGACACGGCGCAGGTCGTGAACTCCCCGCGGGACGACTACACGCGTCGTCTGCTCGCCGCGGTGCCCGTCCCGGACCCGGAGCAGCAGCGCGTGCGTCGCGAGGCTCGCGACCTCCTGCTCGTCAACGAGGCGAAGGACATCGCCAGGGACGAGGCGAACGAGGTCGACGCGCTCCTGCGCTCGCAGGCGGACCGCCGCGAGAACATCGAGGGCGACCGCATCCCGCAGCAGCCCTGA
- a CDS encoding ABC transporter permease, with translation MAIFLMYLLVDLAIDPLADLREYRGADKAARIAAREDMLNLDTNVVVRFFQWLGHAFQGDFGIAWRSGQDVGTMVSHAIGSTLQLVTAATVLSLILGVSVGIVSALRQYATFDYLIIFLSFLLYSLPSFWVAVLLKQWGAIGFNDFLADPALSIPVLIVVAALMGLLWVLAIGGSVTRRLQTFGLAFAATLGVMLYVQLTDWWSRPQLGPVLIAITGVGFAFALTALSAGLRNRRALYTALATVAIGVALYYPLQGFFSAVTPSHLMMFGLALVAIGVGVLVGFLFRGPDWGVSARTGGITAFVVAAMIYVDRVMQVWPAYVNSNAINGRPIATFGDRTPNLGGNYWVQVLDQYTHLLLPTLTLILVAFAGYTRYSRSSMLEVMSQDYIRTARAKGLSERTVIMRHGFRNSLIPLATIVPIDVITLIGGAVVTERIFNRPGMGALFLNSLQEAEIEPVMAYLLITAALAIIANIVADLIYAALDPRIRVNA, from the coding sequence GTGGCCATCTTCTTGATGTACCTCCTGGTCGATCTGGCGATCGACCCCTTGGCCGACCTCCGGGAGTACCGCGGAGCGGACAAGGCGGCCCGCATCGCCGCACGCGAGGACATGCTCAACCTCGACACCAACGTCGTGGTGCGCTTCTTCCAGTGGCTCGGCCACGCCTTCCAGGGAGACTTCGGCATCGCCTGGCGCTCCGGGCAGGACGTCGGCACGATGGTCTCGCACGCGATCGGCTCGACCCTCCAGCTCGTGACGGCCGCCACGGTCCTGTCGCTGATCCTCGGTGTCTCGGTCGGTATCGTCAGCGCCCTGCGCCAGTACGCGACGTTCGACTACCTGATCATCTTCCTGTCCTTCCTGCTCTACTCGCTGCCCTCGTTCTGGGTCGCCGTCCTCCTCAAGCAGTGGGGGGCCATCGGGTTCAACGACTTCCTCGCGGACCCGGCCCTGTCGATACCGGTCCTGATCGTCGTCGCGGCGCTCATGGGCCTGCTGTGGGTGCTCGCGATCGGCGGTTCGGTCACGCGCAGGCTGCAGACCTTCGGCCTGGCCTTCGCGGCCACGCTCGGCGTCATGCTCTACGTCCAGCTCACCGACTGGTGGTCCAGGCCGCAGCTGGGCCCCGTGCTGATCGCCATCACCGGTGTCGGCTTCGCGTTCGCGCTGACCGCGCTCTCCGCGGGCCTGCGCAACCGCCGCGCCCTCTACACGGCGCTCGCGACCGTGGCCATCGGCGTGGCCCTCTACTACCCGCTCCAAGGCTTCTTCAGCGCGGTCACCCCGTCGCACCTCATGATGTTCGGCCTCGCGCTCGTCGCGATCGGCGTGGGCGTCCTGGTCGGCTTCCTGTTCCGCGGACCCGACTGGGGTGTCTCCGCGCGGACCGGCGGGATCACGGCGTTCGTGGTCGCGGCCATGATCTACGTCGACCGTGTCATGCAGGTCTGGCCCGCGTACGTGAACTCGAACGCGATCAACGGCCGTCCCATCGCGACGTTCGGTGACCGGACCCCGAACCTCGGCGGCAACTACTGGGTCCAGGTCCTCGACCAGTACACGCACCTGCTGCTGCCGACCCTGACGCTGATCCTGGTCGCCTTCGCGGGGTACACGCGCTACTCGCGCTCGAGCATGCTCGAGGTCATGAGCCAGGACTACATCCGCACGGCCCGCGCCAAGGGGCTGAGCGAGCGCACCGTCATCATGCGCCACGGCTTCCGCAACTCGTTGATCCCGCTCGCGACGATCGTCCCGATCGACGTCATCACGCTCATCGGTGGTGCGGTCGTCACGGAGCGGATCTTCAACAGGCCCGGCATGGGCGCGCTCTTCCTCAACTCGCTCCAGGAGGCTGAGATCGAGCCGGTCATGGCCTACCTCCTGATCACCGCCGCGCTCGCGATCATCGCCAACATCGTGGCGGACCTGATCTACGCTGCCCTCGACCCACGAATTCGGGTGAACGCATGA
- a CDS encoding PH domain-containing protein translates to MGPTHVFRSTYGRILTGAAALVALVTLVSLATSGGVEEVLRYGAWPLLAVLVVWALFWYPEVQVSDGEIVLRNVLRTVHVPWPTFRSVDSHLALKVTTTRGTFTAWAAPASSGSVARLRNPRTVDPTKGMVGDRLVSGANADAVALVIGERYEALRSAGYLDGDDHGLAPRTTWHLATVAGLVALTVLGVLAPQLG, encoded by the coding sequence ATGGGACCCACACACGTTTTCAGGTCGACGTACGGCCGGATACTGACCGGTGCCGCGGCGCTGGTCGCGCTCGTCACCCTGGTCAGCCTCGCGACGTCGGGGGGCGTCGAAGAAGTACTGCGCTACGGCGCGTGGCCGCTGCTGGCGGTGCTGGTCGTCTGGGCGCTCTTCTGGTACCCCGAGGTCCAGGTGAGCGACGGCGAGATCGTGCTGCGCAACGTGCTGCGCACGGTGCACGTCCCGTGGCCCACCTTCCGGAGCGTGGACTCGCACCTCGCGCTCAAGGTGACGACGACGAGAGGCACCTTCACGGCGTGGGCCGCACCCGCGAGCAGCGGCTCCGTGGCGAGGCTGCGCAACCCCCGCACGGTCGACCCCACCAAGGGCATGGTCGGCGACCGGCTGGTCAGCGGCGCCAACGCCGACGCGGTGGCCCTGGTGATCGGCGAACGCTACGAGGCGCTCCGATCGGCCGGCTACCTGGACGGCGACGACCACGGTCTCGCGCCCCGTACGACGTGGCACCTCGCGACCGTCGCCGGCCTCGTGGCGCTCACGGTCCTCGGGGTGCTCGCGCCGCAGCTCGGCTGA